In Camarhynchus parvulus chromosome Z, STF_HiC, whole genome shotgun sequence, a genomic segment contains:
- the IL11RA gene encoding interleukin-11 receptor subunit alpha isoform X3 translates to MRSIRGSWVCLRCSQMHSSIPSLGRVMVFLAAALASASFAIPEDWGEEGVQYGQLGTDVTLSCPGARASSAVRWRRAGAAALPEGSGIQQGSLVLPTASPALGGTYSCHGEDGSLLRSVSLRLGHLPGVPFVSCRASDYENFSCSWTSSVETFLPTRYITTYRKKSLTGEEKRRSEFWSSYRLNITEVNPLGFSYRLLDVTMQAIIKPDPPEGLVVEPIPLAPRRLHVSWKYPSSWPKEPHFQLRFRLQYRPVIHRSWSVVETVNLSEVITDAFAGLEHVVQVSAKDFLDAGNWSEWSAEARATPVRDLASTASAETTTDARLESLAEEPSQAPNPEPINGSDPLEKMAVLVSLGIFAFFILAAVLVITILIWLRVRKHGKDKTKPSFLVAATHLKALPKAQIL, encoded by the exons ATGAGGAGCATCAGAGGGAGCTGGGTGTGCCTGAGGTGTTCACAG ATGCACAGTTCCATCCCAAGCCTGGGCAGGGTGATGGTGTTCCTCGCAGCAGCCCTGGCATCAGCCTCCTTTGCTATCCCTGAAGACTGGGGAGAGGAAG GTGTGCAGTatggacagctggggacagacgTGACCCTGTCATGCCCTGGTGCCCGTGCCAG ctcagcagtgcgATGGAGGCGAGCGGGCGCCGCAGCGCTGCCAGAGGGCTCGGGGATCCAGCAGGGATCCCTGGTGCTGCCGACCGCCAGCCCGGCCCTCGGGGGCACATACAGCTGCCACGGCGAGGACGGCAGCCTCCTGCGCTCCGTGTCCCTGCGTCTGGGGC ACCTGCCTGGAGTTCCCtttgtgtcctgcagagcaTCTGACTATGAGAATTTCTCTTGCTCCTGGACCTCCAGTGTGGAGACCTTCCTTCCCACCAGATACATCACCACATACAG GAAGAAATCCCTGACAGGCGAAGAAAAGCGGAG GTCAGAGTTCTGGAGCTCCTACCGCCTGAACATCACCGAGGTGAACCCCCTGGGCTTCAGCTACCGCCTTCTTGATGTCACCATGCAGGCCATCA TTAAGCCAGACCCTCCAGAGGGCTTGGTGGTGGAGCCCATCCCCCTGGCCCCTCGGCGGCTCCATGTGAGCTGGAAGTACCCTTCCTCCTGGCCAAAGGAACCCCACTTCCAGCTGAGGTTTCGGCTCCAGTACCGACCCGTCATCCACCGTTCCTGGTCCGTG GTAGAGACAGTGAATCTGTCTGAGGTTATCACGGACGCCTTCGCCGGGCTGGAGCACGTGGTGCAGGTCAGTGCCAAGGATTTCCTGGATGCGGGGAATTGGAGCGAGTGGAGTGCTGAGGCCCGGGCAACACCAGTCAGAG ACCTGGCCTCCACAGCAAGTGCAGAAACCACTACAGATGCCAGACTGGAGAGCCTGGCTGAGGAGCCCTCCCAGGCTCCCAACCCTGAGCCCATCA ATGGCAGTGACCCCTTGGAGAAGATGGCCGTCCTGGTGTCCCTTGGGATCTTTGCCTTCTTCATCCTGGCTGCTGTTCTTGTCATCACCATCCTCATCTG GCTCCGGGTGAGGAAACACGGCAAGGACAAGACCAAACCCAGCTTTTTGGTTGCTGCCACCCACTTGAAGGCACTACCAA AAGCTCAGATCCTGTAG
- the IL11RA gene encoding interleukin-11 receptor subunit alpha isoform X1: MRSIRGSWVCLRCSQMHSSIPSLGRVMVFLAAALASASFAIPEDWGEEGVQYGQLGTDVTLSCPGARASSAVRWRRAGAAALPEGSGIQQGSLVLPTASPALGGTYSCHGEDGSLLRSVSLRLGHLPGVPFVSCRASDYENFSCSWTSSVETFLPTRYITTYRKKSLTGEEKRRNKNGHVGLCLQDPSRPGTCTVHRSEFWSSYRLNITEVNPLGFSYRLLDVTMQAIIKPDPPEGLVVEPIPLAPRRLHVSWKYPSSWPKEPHFQLRFRLQYRPVIHRSWSVVETVNLSEVITDAFAGLEHVVQVSAKDFLDAGNWSEWSAEARATPVRDLASTASAETTTDARLESLAEEPSQAPNPEPINGSDPLEKMAVLVSLGIFAFFILAAVLVITILIWLRVRKHGKDKTKPSFLVAATHLKALPKAQIL; this comes from the exons ATGAGGAGCATCAGAGGGAGCTGGGTGTGCCTGAGGTGTTCACAG ATGCACAGTTCCATCCCAAGCCTGGGCAGGGTGATGGTGTTCCTCGCAGCAGCCCTGGCATCAGCCTCCTTTGCTATCCCTGAAGACTGGGGAGAGGAAG GTGTGCAGTatggacagctggggacagacgTGACCCTGTCATGCCCTGGTGCCCGTGCCAG ctcagcagtgcgATGGAGGCGAGCGGGCGCCGCAGCGCTGCCAGAGGGCTCGGGGATCCAGCAGGGATCCCTGGTGCTGCCGACCGCCAGCCCGGCCCTCGGGGGCACATACAGCTGCCACGGCGAGGACGGCAGCCTCCTGCGCTCCGTGTCCCTGCGTCTGGGGC ACCTGCCTGGAGTTCCCtttgtgtcctgcagagcaTCTGACTATGAGAATTTCTCTTGCTCCTGGACCTCCAGTGTGGAGACCTTCCTTCCCACCAGATACATCACCACATACAG GAAGAAATCCCTGACAGGCGAAGAAAAGCGGAG GAACAAGAACGGGCAcgtggggctgtgcctgcaggatcCGTCCCGCCCCGGCACCTGCACCGTCCACAGGTCAGAGTTCTGGAGCTCCTACCGCCTGAACATCACCGAGGTGAACCCCCTGGGCTTCAGCTACCGCCTTCTTGATGTCACCATGCAGGCCATCA TTAAGCCAGACCCTCCAGAGGGCTTGGTGGTGGAGCCCATCCCCCTGGCCCCTCGGCGGCTCCATGTGAGCTGGAAGTACCCTTCCTCCTGGCCAAAGGAACCCCACTTCCAGCTGAGGTTTCGGCTCCAGTACCGACCCGTCATCCACCGTTCCTGGTCCGTG GTAGAGACAGTGAATCTGTCTGAGGTTATCACGGACGCCTTCGCCGGGCTGGAGCACGTGGTGCAGGTCAGTGCCAAGGATTTCCTGGATGCGGGGAATTGGAGCGAGTGGAGTGCTGAGGCCCGGGCAACACCAGTCAGAG ACCTGGCCTCCACAGCAAGTGCAGAAACCACTACAGATGCCAGACTGGAGAGCCTGGCTGAGGAGCCCTCCCAGGCTCCCAACCCTGAGCCCATCA ATGGCAGTGACCCCTTGGAGAAGATGGCCGTCCTGGTGTCCCTTGGGATCTTTGCCTTCTTCATCCTGGCTGCTGTTCTTGTCATCACCATCCTCATCTG GCTCCGGGTGAGGAAACACGGCAAGGACAAGACCAAACCCAGCTTTTTGGTTGCTGCCACCCACTTGAAGGCACTACCAA AAGCTCAGATCCTGTAG
- the IL11RA gene encoding interleukin-11 receptor subunit alpha isoform X2 — MHSSIPSLGRVMVFLAAALASASFAIPEDWGEEGVQYGQLGTDVTLSCPGARASSAVRWRRAGAAALPEGSGIQQGSLVLPTASPALGGTYSCHGEDGSLLRSVSLRLGHLPGVPFVSCRASDYENFSCSWTSSVETFLPTRYITTYRKKSLTGEEKRRNKNGHVGLCLQDPSRPGTCTVHRSEFWSSYRLNITEVNPLGFSYRLLDVTMQAIIKPDPPEGLVVEPIPLAPRRLHVSWKYPSSWPKEPHFQLRFRLQYRPVIHRSWSVVETVNLSEVITDAFAGLEHVVQVSAKDFLDAGNWSEWSAEARATPVRDLASTASAETTTDARLESLAEEPSQAPNPEPINGSDPLEKMAVLVSLGIFAFFILAAVLVITILIWLRVRKHGKDKTKPSFLVAATHLKALPKAQIL, encoded by the exons ATGCACAGTTCCATCCCAAGCCTGGGCAGGGTGATGGTGTTCCTCGCAGCAGCCCTGGCATCAGCCTCCTTTGCTATCCCTGAAGACTGGGGAGAGGAAG GTGTGCAGTatggacagctggggacagacgTGACCCTGTCATGCCCTGGTGCCCGTGCCAG ctcagcagtgcgATGGAGGCGAGCGGGCGCCGCAGCGCTGCCAGAGGGCTCGGGGATCCAGCAGGGATCCCTGGTGCTGCCGACCGCCAGCCCGGCCCTCGGGGGCACATACAGCTGCCACGGCGAGGACGGCAGCCTCCTGCGCTCCGTGTCCCTGCGTCTGGGGC ACCTGCCTGGAGTTCCCtttgtgtcctgcagagcaTCTGACTATGAGAATTTCTCTTGCTCCTGGACCTCCAGTGTGGAGACCTTCCTTCCCACCAGATACATCACCACATACAG GAAGAAATCCCTGACAGGCGAAGAAAAGCGGAG GAACAAGAACGGGCAcgtggggctgtgcctgcaggatcCGTCCCGCCCCGGCACCTGCACCGTCCACAGGTCAGAGTTCTGGAGCTCCTACCGCCTGAACATCACCGAGGTGAACCCCCTGGGCTTCAGCTACCGCCTTCTTGATGTCACCATGCAGGCCATCA TTAAGCCAGACCCTCCAGAGGGCTTGGTGGTGGAGCCCATCCCCCTGGCCCCTCGGCGGCTCCATGTGAGCTGGAAGTACCCTTCCTCCTGGCCAAAGGAACCCCACTTCCAGCTGAGGTTTCGGCTCCAGTACCGACCCGTCATCCACCGTTCCTGGTCCGTG GTAGAGACAGTGAATCTGTCTGAGGTTATCACGGACGCCTTCGCCGGGCTGGAGCACGTGGTGCAGGTCAGTGCCAAGGATTTCCTGGATGCGGGGAATTGGAGCGAGTGGAGTGCTGAGGCCCGGGCAACACCAGTCAGAG ACCTGGCCTCCACAGCAAGTGCAGAAACCACTACAGATGCCAGACTGGAGAGCCTGGCTGAGGAGCCCTCCCAGGCTCCCAACCCTGAGCCCATCA ATGGCAGTGACCCCTTGGAGAAGATGGCCGTCCTGGTGTCCCTTGGGATCTTTGCCTTCTTCATCCTGGCTGCTGTTCTTGTCATCACCATCCTCATCTG GCTCCGGGTGAGGAAACACGGCAAGGACAAGACCAAACCCAGCTTTTTGGTTGCTGCCACCCACTTGAAGGCACTACCAA AAGCTCAGATCCTGTAG